Proteins encoded in a region of the Macaca mulatta isolate MMU2019108-1 chromosome X, T2T-MMU8v2.0, whole genome shotgun sequence genome:
- the NCBP2L gene encoding nuclear cap-binding protein subunit 2-like translates to MSKGLKILCKDPVLELSCCRDHQFSGSKFQQEKLLKESSTMNMRNLSFYTTEEKIHELFSRSDIRNIFMGLDKIKKTACGFCFVECHNRADAENAMRFLNGTCLDEWIICTDWDIGFREGQQYGRGKSGGQVRDEFREDFHSGRGGFGRQSQI, encoded by the coding sequence ATGTCCAAAGGCCTGAAAATTCTGTGTAAAGACCCTGTTTTGGAGCTGAGCTGCTGCCGGGACCATCAGTTCAGTGGCAGTAAATTTCAGCAGGAAAAATTACTGAAGGAAAGCTCCACAATGAATATGAGGAACCTTTCATTTTATACAACCGAAGAGAAAATACATGAGCTCTTTAGTAGATCTGATATCAGGAATATCTTTATGGGCCtggataaaataaagaaaacagcatGTGGCTTCTGCTTTGTAGAATGCCATAACAGAGCTGATGCTGAAAATGCCATGCGGTTTCTAAATGGGACCTGCCTAGATGAATGGATTATCTGCACTGATTGGGATATAGGTTTTAGAGAAGGTCAACAGTATGGTCGCGGTAAATCTGGCGGTCAGGTAAGGGATGAGTTTCGTGAAGATTTTCATTCTGGTAGAGGAGGCTTTGGAAGACAGAGTCAGATCTAA